ATCTTGACATTGAGCAGAGGCTGCACTTTTCCCACCTGCTCCACAGCATCATTGAAAGCGGCGAAAAAGCTGCCTTTGTTGTTGACCATGACATTGCACTTGTGGATGCTGTTGCAACAAGGCTGATGGTGTTTGAAGGCACCGGAGGGCAAACCGGCAGGGCTGGCTGCCCAAAAGGGAAAAAGGACGGGCTAAACGGCTTTTTGAAGATGCTTGGAATAACCATGAGGCGGGACAAGGATTCTGGAAGGCCAAGGATAAACAAGCCTGATAGCGCCTTGGACAGGGAGCAGAAGGAAAGCGGGGAGCATTATAGTGGTAAGGCGGGGTGAGGCTGCCTCAAGTGCGCCTGAAGTCCTTAGCGGAAAACCACTTGACAAGTCAACGATTAAGCCCAATAACTTTTTTTCAAGCAGCCTAGGTTGGTTCTTCATAAAGCTCAAGTCCTGACGAACCAACTTACAGCACTTTTGAGCATTAGTCCTGTTCTTCAAAAGCGTTTGGATTTGCCAATATTAACAGAGATTATTAAGATTAGCATACTGAATAAAGTCATGAAAAAACACAAAATGAAAATAGAAATATCAAGTCGGAATGTGGAGGACAGGGGAAGTTAGACTAAGGCCAGGTGGAATCATGAATTCATTAGCAGAGAGGGTGGCCGCCAATGTCGGGCTTCAGAAGATAGTAAACGTTATTAGCAAAGCTGGCAAGACTGAGCTGATGCGCAGTTTTGGCAGGATGAATCCGATAATCACCTCGGTCAACGGCAAATATGTCGACCCATCTGGAAAACTTGTTGCAGCCATTCCAGGCTATGAAGATGTAGAACAATATGAAGGCGATTTGGAAAGGAAATTGCAAAAATATAGGAGGCAATTCGAGGGGGAGTGGCTTAGGATAAGGCTTGAAATTGGTTCAGGCGGGATGAAGGAATTGATGGGGTTGCTTGATGACAGGGAAAGAGAACGCCGTTTGACAAATTGCAAAAACATTGATGAGGCAGTAGCCCTGATGCTAGACTGGCTAAATGAAATGATAGGCGGGCAATACGGAAAATATATCAAAAAGATACTGAGGGCTACAAGGAGCTATTGCAAAGAAAGAAATGAAATAACAAATGTGCCATCTGGATTCAGATTTGGCCCAGATGAGCTTGACAAGGGGAACTTGGCAGAGGCACTTATGCCAGAAAAGTACAAGGAAGTTGGATTGAGGGGGGGCATATCTACCAAGGAGGGCAGCTGGATTAAACTTATCGGCGGCAGGCTAGCAAAGATAATGAAAAAAAGCGCCAAGGCAAAGTTTTCAGTCAGGGTTGAAGGCGGTGAGCCAATCGTATGTCTTAAGTACCTTGCATTCAATTTTGGGACTGACAAGTATGACTTGGTTGTAGTTCTTGACAGGCAAGGCATTAGACAGCTGCGCCATAGGGAAGTTAGTGTGCCAACATTACTTAGAATAATAGCTAAAGACAACACCCCACAAGACGGTGAATTCAAAAAGACAATACAGTTGGTTTCCCTGATGGAGATGTTCGGGCAGCAGGAGAAATATATAACACAGGAGGATTTGTCAAAAATTGAGATAAGCGCAGCATGGGGTTCGGCAAGCAGCGGTGAAAAAGGGGAAATAACCCTATCGGTGCCTAATTTCAGCTCGATTAGAAAAAATCCGAAGATACTTGGCGGCATTCCATTTGCAGCTGCAGTCGAATTCGGAGTGAAAAACTACGATAAGATCATCGAGGCAAGCGGGATAAAAAGTTAGCGTATTAGGCAAAATGCAGATTAGAGGCAACGGGTATTGAAGATATTGGCGCGCTTAGGGAGCTGACCTGTACTAGGCTGGAAGGATGCTTGTCAATCCATGCCAAAAACAGCATTCAACCGAGGCTTGCCGGTTTCAGATAGTCGTCCCAAAACCTGAACTCAAAGGCAGTTGACCTTCCCTCTTCAAGAGCCTTCATTTGGCCAACAACCACATCTATTTCAGCAAACTCCTTGACAGTTTGCGGAAGGTGGTATAGGAAGTCAAATGCAACAGGGGAATCCCTCATGTCAACAATGAACTTTTCACGCTCAATGCCAAGTTGCTTAATTGCAGCAAGGTAAATGGTTTGGGGCATCTCAACAAACCTCCTTTGCCCGAACTCAAACTCGTTGCTAAGAAAATAAACGTGGCCTGTTTTTCCTGTTGCGTACTCAACTACAGCAGGGATGCCCGACCCTTTTCTCAGATGCATGCCACCAACAAATACAACTGCCTTTGCACCATCTGATTCAACCAGTTTTGCAATGTTTGCGCCCATAATTATATCCCGCCTTCTGGTGTCATCAAGGTCCTGCTGGGAATAGGTGTTCATGCTTGCATCTACGGAGGCGATGGAAAAACCCATACTTAGGGCCGTGTTGTAAAGCTTAAGCTCGTTTTCAAACTTTGCAATGTTGATTTTTGATGCAAGCACCATCTGGTCATAAAACGCAGACTGGACAGGTGATAGCGTGCCATTGGATTTGTTTTCCTCAAAAATCGAAAGAGCGTACTTTAACTGCTCTAGTATGGATTTGCAAAAGTCAATTGGATTGGATTCCATTGGAAATTCTGTTGCAATAATGCTAAACCCGGCTTGCTTGAGTTGCGGCAAAAGAGCCTCTATTTCAAGTGGGATTTGAGGGCTGTAATGGTAGTCATTAAAGTAAATCACGTCTTTTGAAAGCGATTGTGAAATGTCATCAGAAAGCCTGTTTTTGGTAATTTGCAACCTTGCATCTTCAATGCCAAGCATTGTAAAGCCGGCCTTCCCAAGCTGCCGCTCAACTTCGGCGGCATTTGAGGAAATTTGGAAATAAGCGTCTGGAAGTGACGCAAGGTCAGGGTAGGCCTTTGAGCAAGCCAGCGAATTTCTCAAAAAATACCTTACTTGCCCAGTGTCACTAATATCGCACTTTTGTGCAAGCGACTGGGCCGCATTCTCAAGAAGCCTTGAAAGGACCGGGTCATCCAATAGAATCTGCTGCTTGAAGTCAAGCGAATTTGAGGAGAGATATGCCTTAATATTTTCGATATGGTCTGAA
The sequence above is a segment of the Candidatus Parvarchaeota archaeon genome. Coding sequences within it:
- a CDS encoding ChaN family lipoprotein, translated to MRTFLMSLSSYLLPKRDAGDAKSGKTKMTSAQAEAFQKSRRNFLWKLGIGAAVGGAAIAFGVPALLKESFSDHIENIKAYLSSNSLDFKQQILLDDPVLSRLLENAAQSLAQKCDISDTGQVRYFLRNSLACSKAYPDLASLPDAYFQISSNAAEVERQLGKAGFTMLGIEDARLQITKNRLSDDISQSLSKDVIYFNDYHYSPQIPLEIEALLPQLKQAGFSIIATEFPMESNPIDFCKSILEQLKYALSIFEENKSNGTLSPVQSAFYDQMVLASKINIAKFENELKLYNTALSMGFSIASVDASMNTYSQQDLDDTRRRDIIMGANIAKLVESDGAKAVVFVGGMHLRKGSGIPAVVEYATGKTGHVYFLSNEFEFGQRRFVEMPQTIYLAAIKQLGIEREKFIVDMRDSPVAFDFLYHLPQTVKEFAEIDVVVGQMKALEEGRSTAFEFRFWDDYLKPASLG